CGTCGCTGCCGGCTTGCTGCGCGATGCGGCGTGTTTCCTGAAATTGTGCGAGGGCCTGCTCGAACTGACTGGCCCGAAGAAGTTCCTGCGCCTCATTGAACGCGTCTACTGCGGCAGCACGATCCTGTGCCTGTGTATATCCGGCTGCGGCGAGCACTAAAAGTGACACCAATAAGACAGAGAAGTAACTCTTTAGTTGCGACATAGTGAAAATATATATTCGTTGTAGTGTGAGTTGTACAAAACCTAACGCCGGGGCAGCTTGCTGTAGTATAGCACCGGCTTTTTGGAGAAGTGTGCGAATATAGGCTAATTTAACCTGTATATCAAAAGTTAGGAGCTATTTTGTGGTCCTTGTAAAAGCAGATAATGTGATCTACGGCTTCTTTAGGATCGTCTGTTAAACGGAATAAACCCATATCGGTAGAACTAATGGTTCCTATGGTAAGAAGGGTTTCCCGGAGCCACTCCGTTAGCCCCTGCCAGAAAGCGGTGCCCATGAGCACAATGGGGAAGGGCGCAATTTTTCCGGTTTGTATGAGGGTGAGGCTTTCGAAGAGCTCGTCGAGGGTACCAAAGCCGCCGGGGAAGACCACAAAGCCCTGTGCATACTTCACAAACATGACCTTGCGGGCAAAGAAATAGTTGAAATCAATGTGGTAGGCGGGGTCTACATAAGGGTTGGACGCTTCTTCGAAAGGCAGGCGGATGGTGAGGCCCACGGATTTGCCCCGGCCCTGTTGCGCGCCCTTGTTGCCGGCTTCCATCAGGCCGGGACCGCCGCCGGTGATGACGCCAAAACCGACTTCCGTCAGCATTTCCGCAAGGGTTACGGTTTGGGCGTAGTAGGGGCTGTCGGGACCCAGACGCGCGGATCCGAAAATGGAGACGCAGGGGCCGATTTCGGTCATGCGCTCGTAGCCTTCAACGAATTCGCCCATTACTTTGAATACGCCCCAGAGATCTTTGTCGCGCGGGCTTTTGTCGCTGTACTGATCCGGGATTTGTTTTTTTGAATAGTGTGCGGCCATAAGCGTGAGGTTTAAAATCGGTAACGGAGGGTGAACAGCTGCTGCGAGAGCGGCGGCAGCGGGACAGGGGTTTGGGCTGCGGCAGCCTGATAGGGTTCCGGCTGTTGCGGACCGGCATGGAAGCTGAGGTCGTCGCTTACGTCGAAGTCGCGCATGTGCGCGAATACGTAGGCGTCGAGCACGTTCAGGCCGTAGGCAAGTACCGTGGTAAAAATGAGGAAGTCGCGTC
This genomic stretch from Cyclonatronum proteinivorum harbors:
- a CDS encoding LOG family protein, with the translated sequence MAAHYSKKQIPDQYSDKSPRDKDLWGVFKVMGEFVEGYERMTEIGPCVSIFGSARLGPDSPYYAQTVTLAEMLTEVGFGVITGGGPGLMEAGNKGAQQGRGKSVGLTIRLPFEEASNPYVDPAYHIDFNYFFARKVMFVKYAQGFVVFPGGFGTLDELFESLTLIQTGKIAPFPIVLMGTAFWQGLTEWLRETLLTIGTISSTDMGLFRLTDDPKEAVDHIICFYKDHKIAPNF